A genomic window from Glycine max cultivar Williams 82 chromosome 17, Glycine_max_v4.0, whole genome shotgun sequence includes:
- the LOC100798259 gene encoding serine/threonine-protein kinase AtPK2/AtPK19-like, whose product MVSTFEKKKNLSKLIIPSSSSSPNPSPSSPHVIFSRSHSFVGPSPRFVPSSTPLFFLEEEEEEEEEEELPFGPDPPKIGPSDFHILRVVGQGAFGKVFLVRKKGDCFDDADGVFAMKVMRKDTIIKKNHVDYMKAERDILTKVLHPFIVQLRYSFQTKSKLYLVLDFINGGHLFFQLYRQGIFSEDQARLYTAEIVSAVSHLHKNGIVHRDLKPENILMDADGHVMLTDFGLSKEINELGRSNSFCGTVEYMAPEILLAKGHNKDADWWSVGILLYEMLTGKAPFTHNNRKKLQEKIIKEKVKLPPFLTSEAHSLLKGLLQKDPSTRLGNGPNGDGHIKSHKWFRSINWKKLEARELEPKFKPDVSAKDCTSNFDQCWTAMPADDSPAPTPTAGDHFQGYTYVAPNPWLSSRSLD is encoded by the exons atggtGTCGACGTtcgagaagaagaagaacctgAGCAAGCTCATCAtcccttcatcttcttcttccccaAATCCATCCCCATCAAGCCCACACGTCATTTTCAGTAGGTCCCACTCCTTCGTGGGCCCCTCTCCTCGCTTTGTCCCTTCCTCCACCCCTCTCTTCTTcctcgaagaagaagaagaagaagaagaagaagaagaattaccATTTGGTCCCGACCCCCCAAAAATTGGACCTTCCGATTTCCATATTCTTCGTGTTGTAGGACAGGGTGCCTTTGGGAAGGTCTTTCTCGTCAGAAAAAAAGGTGATTGCTTCGACGACGCTGATGGCGTGTTCGCCATGAAGGTGATGAGGAAAGACaccatcattaaaaaaaaccacGTCGATTACATGAAAGCCGAGAGGGATATTCTCACCAAAGTCCTTCACCCTTTCATCGTTCAGCTCCGTTACTCTTTCCAG ACCAAATCTAAGTTGTATTTGGTGTTGGACTTCATAAATGGAGGGCATCTCTTCTTTCAATTGTATCGTCAGGGTATCTTCAG TGAGGATCAGGCAAGGCTTTACACTGCTGAGATAGTGTCTGCTGTTTCACACCTTCACAAAAACGGCATCGTGCATCGAGATCTTAAGCCCGAAAACATTCTTATGGATGCTGATGGGCAT GTCATGCTAACTGATTTTGGACTGTCAAAAGAGATTAATGAATTGGGGAGATCCAACTCTTTTTGTGGGACTGTAGAATACATGGCTCCAGAAATCCTACTGGCTAAAGGCCATAATAAGGATGCAGATTGGTGGAGTGTTGGTATTCTGTTGTATGAAATGCTAACAGGGAAG GCACCATTTACACACAATAACAGAAAGAAACTTCAggagaaaattattaaagagAAAGTAAAACTTCCACCATTCCTTACCAGTGAAGCTCACTCTTTGCTCAAAGGA TTGCTACAAAAGGATCCATCGACAAGGTTAGGCAATGGGCCAAATGGAGATGGCCATATCAAAAGTCATAAATGGTTTAGGTCAATCAATTGGAAAAAATTGGAGGCAAGAGAACTGGAACCGAAGTTCAAACCAGATGTGTCTGCGAAAGATTGTACATCTAATTTTGACCAATGTTGGACAGCAATGCCTGCTGATGACTCGCCAGCACCCACACCTACAGCAGGTGACCATTTCCAGGGCTATACTTATGTAGCACCTAACCCTTGGCTTTCATCTAGATCACTAGATTGA